Proteins encoded in a region of the Stieleria neptunia genome:
- a CDS encoding DUF1570 domain-containing protein: MNQAITRREVSVLSFLSSRSAIGSRSSVKRFAAQTLLLVLVAGGVLSADRCRAAAPGLIEFSLGNNALLGIPIMDFPSELIVLARDGQLHTLTGIAKENIRTLDASYQPATTMEMKVDLQKEFGRDFEVISTQHFLVVQPRGRGERWPELFERSHRAFVAYMSRRGVKIRRGRFPMVAVVMPDSAAMYAELQRMKVDVKRVAGIYARESNRVITHDGGHLRFIADTVRHEAAHQSAYNYNVHSRVVITPRWVTEGVGQMFEPETMVGGQSGLQTRDRVNQSSLNQIKTRYDGGRSPEFAEAVRDLVGTNEMFNNPKTTGDAYAVAWAMMFYLAEREPERFQAVLSGTASRGTYQPYDRFARLNDFERWVGTDIDQFAKKVSWFLKSL, translated from the coding sequence ATGAATCAAGCCATCACGCGCCGTGAAGTCTCCGTGTTGTCCTTTCTCTCGTCCCGCTCGGCCATTGGATCGCGAAGCTCGGTGAAACGGTTCGCCGCCCAGACGCTGCTGCTGGTGCTGGTCGCCGGCGGGGTGTTGTCAGCCGATCGCTGTCGCGCCGCGGCCCCGGGTCTGATCGAATTCAGTCTGGGGAACAACGCGCTGTTGGGGATCCCGATCATGGACTTCCCTTCCGAGCTGATCGTGTTGGCTCGCGACGGGCAGCTGCACACGTTGACGGGCATAGCGAAAGAGAACATTCGCACGTTGGATGCGTCGTATCAGCCCGCGACGACGATGGAGATGAAGGTCGATCTTCAAAAGGAATTCGGCCGCGACTTTGAAGTCATCAGCACCCAGCATTTTTTGGTCGTCCAGCCGCGTGGACGCGGCGAGCGCTGGCCGGAGTTGTTCGAACGATCGCACCGTGCCTTCGTCGCCTACATGTCGCGGCGCGGCGTCAAGATTCGCCGGGGACGATTCCCGATGGTGGCCGTCGTGATGCCCGATTCCGCGGCCATGTACGCCGAGTTGCAGCGGATGAAGGTGGACGTCAAACGCGTCGCCGGAATCTATGCCCGAGAGAGCAATCGGGTGATCACGCACGACGGTGGGCATTTGCGATTCATCGCCGACACCGTCCGGCACGAGGCGGCGCACCAGTCTGCCTACAATTACAACGTGCATAGCCGCGTCGTGATCACGCCGCGCTGGGTCACCGAGGGCGTCGGGCAAATGTTTGAACCCGAAACGATGGTCGGCGGTCAGTCCGGACTGCAAACGCGAGACCGCGTCAATCAATCCAGTTTAAATCAAATCAAAACCCGATATGACGGTGGCCGCTCGCCTGAATTTGCCGAGGCGGTTCGCGATCTGGTCGGCACCAACGAGATGTTCAACAATCCCAAGACGACCGGCGACGCCTACGCCGTTGCCTGGGCGATGATGTTCTACTTGGCCGAGCGTGAACCGGAGCGGTTTCAGGCGGTGCTGTCGGGAACCGCATCCCGGGGGACCTACCAGCCGTACGATCGGTTCGCCCGCCTGAATGACTTTGAGCGTTGGGTGGGAACCGACATCGATCAATTTGCGAAAAAAGTGTCTTGGTTTCTCAAGTCGCTTTAG
- a CDS encoding cation:dicarboxylate symporter family transporter, producing MPEQSNPTDATPPSVQGWYSRFVRRVDLSTQILIALALGIFGGLFAGEWCAPLAIIGEAFVGLLRMTVLPYILVTLVVSLGRLRMRSSRRLALIGGTVLLGLWTSCLVVVWVLPTSFPQWSTGSFFSTALIEGSEPIDVLSYFVPANIFESLSNNQVPAVVLFGICCGLALSKSRNRTIVLNQLDVAADVLLRISKFITRLAPVGIFAIAASTAGTVSLAEVGRLQAYLVAYTAGAVFLGFAVLPLLVTTLTPLTYRQVLFVVKEPMLTAFATGKLIIVLPMLIENTERLFETQVKIDGKDESPAIDVLYGTAYPFPHVGKLLSMLFIPFAAWFLGAPIKPSDYPDFLFSGLFSFFGGPIVAIPFLLDQMQLPHDMFQLFLVSGVYGERLGDAVGAMHLCVLTLISIFGFNRMLCFQLWGLVKYATVVCVFGVIILVGVRLVLYRAISMADNKYDVIERMQLLEQPVESIVIKQPVPNPAPLRDGESLLQRIRRRGALRVGYNEDNLPFAYFNNRRALVGYDIEMAHSLARDLGVTLELVRFDRATLVDQLNADHFDIVMSGLVGTLERAQAMAHTDSYMDVNLALVTRDFRSGNFRTLKRILALDDLQIGFADLSRGFVNRIEAALPDATLVEIPDNRDYFNGQHPDLDALLISAESGSAFTLMYPRFEVVIPNELNASLPLFYAVGNRDAQLRDFLEYWVGLRKKDGTAQDYYNHWVLGKTNGKNEPRWSILRDYLGWIR from the coding sequence ATGCCGGAGCAGTCGAATCCGACCGATGCAACGCCACCATCGGTCCAGGGATGGTACTCGCGGTTCGTCCGGCGTGTGGACCTGTCGACTCAGATTTTGATCGCACTTGCCTTGGGCATTTTCGGTGGCCTGTTCGCCGGCGAATGGTGCGCGCCTTTGGCGATCATCGGCGAAGCCTTTGTGGGGCTGTTGCGAATGACCGTGCTGCCCTACATCTTGGTGACGCTGGTCGTCAGCCTGGGGCGACTACGGATGCGCAGCAGTCGCCGGCTGGCACTGATCGGCGGGACGGTGCTGCTGGGCCTGTGGACGAGCTGTTTGGTGGTGGTTTGGGTGCTGCCCACGTCGTTTCCCCAATGGAGCACGGGATCGTTCTTCAGCACCGCACTGATCGAAGGCTCCGAACCGATCGACGTTCTCTCCTACTTCGTTCCCGCAAACATTTTTGAGTCGCTTTCGAACAACCAAGTCCCGGCCGTCGTGCTATTCGGCATCTGTTGCGGGCTGGCCTTGTCCAAATCGCGCAACCGCACGATTGTCTTGAACCAACTCGATGTCGCCGCCGACGTCTTGCTGAGGATCAGCAAATTCATCACGCGGCTGGCGCCGGTCGGAATTTTCGCGATTGCGGCAAGCACCGCGGGGACCGTCTCACTTGCCGAAGTCGGACGGCTTCAGGCCTATCTGGTGGCCTACACCGCGGGTGCCGTCTTTCTGGGTTTCGCCGTGTTACCGTTGCTGGTGACGACGTTGACCCCGTTGACCTATCGACAGGTCTTGTTCGTCGTCAAAGAACCGATGTTGACCGCCTTTGCCACCGGAAAACTGATCATCGTGCTGCCGATGCTGATCGAAAATACCGAACGGCTGTTTGAAACGCAGGTCAAGATCGACGGAAAAGACGAATCACCGGCGATCGACGTGCTCTACGGAACCGCCTATCCGTTTCCGCATGTCGGCAAACTGTTGAGCATGCTGTTCATTCCGTTCGCGGCCTGGTTCCTGGGCGCACCGATCAAGCCATCCGACTACCCCGACTTTCTTTTTTCCGGGCTGTTTTCATTCTTCGGTGGGCCGATCGTCGCCATCCCCTTCCTGTTGGACCAAATGCAGCTGCCCCACGATATGTTTCAGTTGTTCCTGGTCTCCGGCGTCTATGGCGAACGTCTCGGCGACGCCGTCGGCGCGATGCACTTGTGCGTGTTGACGTTGATCTCGATCTTCGGTTTCAACCGAATGCTGTGTTTTCAGCTTTGGGGCTTGGTCAAATACGCGACGGTGGTCTGCGTTTTCGGAGTCATCATTCTGGTCGGCGTGCGTCTGGTGTTGTATCGAGCGATCTCGATGGCCGACAACAAATACGACGTGATCGAGCGGATGCAGTTGCTTGAGCAACCCGTCGAAAGCATCGTCATCAAACAACCGGTTCCAAATCCAGCCCCCCTGCGCGACGGAGAATCCCTGCTCCAACGGATCCGCCGCCGCGGTGCCCTCCGCGTGGGATACAACGAAGACAATCTGCCGTTCGCCTATTTCAACAACCGCAGGGCCCTGGTCGGCTATGACATTGAAATGGCCCACTCGTTGGCGCGCGACCTGGGCGTCACCTTGGAATTGGTGCGATTTGATCGCGCCACGCTGGTCGACCAACTCAATGCCGATCACTTCGACATCGTCATGTCTGGCCTGGTGGGAACACTCGAACGCGCCCAAGCCATGGCACATACCGATAGCTACATGGACGTGAATCTGGCGTTGGTCACACGAGACTTTCGATCGGGCAACTTCCGAACGTTGAAAAGGATCTTGGCCCTGGATGACTTGCAAATCGGATTTGCCGATCTCAGCCGGGGATTCGTCAATCGGATCGAAGCCGCGCTCCCCGACGCCACTCTGGTCGAAATCCCCGACAATCGCGATTACTTCAACGGTCAACACCCCGACCTGGATGCGTTGCTGATCAGCGCCGAAAGCGGTTCCGCATTTACATTGATGTACCCCCGATTCGAAGTCGTCATCCCCAACGAACTCAATGCCAGCTTGCCGCTCTTTTATGCCGTCGGAAATCGAGACGCACAGCTGCGCGATTTTCTGGAGTATTGGGTCGGTTTGCGCAAGAAAGACGGCACCGCCCAAGACTATTACAACCACTGGGTGCTGGGCAAAACCAACGGCAAGAACGAACCACGCTGGTCCATCCTTCGCGACTACCTGGGTTGGATTCGCTAG
- a CDS encoding DUF1588 domain-containing protein translates to MNSSPAFDAARFSAAPHSAKGRLRSFAAIGVVLLAVGTGWQRPAAAEQPVNDSAPATLTRGQQIYAQQCLSCHGEGGRGETDGYADPLIGDASIGELAEIISDTMPEEDPEQCTGDDAKAVAEFIYESFYSEAAQLRNRPARQQLSRLTGTQLQQSLADLYQHFFGTPFRVKERGLSASYFNSGRWDKKQLKVERVDPVLDFDFGHDAPVEGVTPEEFYIHWSGSLQVEHSGRYEIVVESTCSMKVRFGHHEHVLIDNHVQSEGRTEFRRTLNLIGGRQYAIQIDFTQRKRKTEQPPAKFALRWVPPGGTETVIPNEYLLPSTLPSGFALQTKLPPDDRSYGYDRGTRVDRQWEDAITSAALEFGNAAVKELWPQYKRKHRRESDENRGRLRGFLTELASVAFRSPIDDETKRLYVDDQVDAVEDDQMAIARACLMIIKSPRFLYPTLDQQAPVSRRVATRLALALFDSLPADAWLVDQAGKDSFAIDPKADQKNARKNVEQRIRQAALRMSDDPRLHGKAMEMFFDWLDVDPAAEVSKDPEQFAGFDAHLLLDLRRSLESAVSDVFWSESSDYRQLFLRDWNWTNQRLGEFYGEGWMPASETTGHRLVPGNPAAGKTFGVLTHPLVMGHLSYYDTTSPIHRGVFLIRRVLGRTLRPPNEAFTPINPELHPDLTTRQRVELQTGEAKCQVCHQKINALGFPLENYDAVGRFRATEKGKPIDASGGYVTRDGQQVDFESPGDLARFLAENDDAHRAFVERAFEHFAKQPLAAYGEEVADDLVRRFRESDFHIRRLIVEIAVVVATEEFNKENFNEST, encoded by the coding sequence ATGAACAGCTCTCCAGCGTTTGACGCTGCCCGGTTTAGCGCCGCGCCGCATTCCGCAAAAGGGCGACTGCGGTCGTTCGCAGCGATCGGTGTTGTTTTGCTGGCCGTCGGGACCGGTTGGCAACGACCAGCCGCGGCCGAGCAACCGGTCAACGATTCGGCACCAGCCACGTTGACGCGGGGCCAACAAATCTATGCCCAGCAATGCCTTTCCTGTCATGGAGAAGGCGGTCGGGGCGAGACCGACGGATACGCCGATCCGCTAATCGGCGACGCATCGATCGGCGAGTTGGCGGAGATCATTTCGGACACGATGCCGGAGGAAGACCCCGAGCAATGCACCGGCGATGATGCCAAAGCCGTCGCGGAGTTTATCTACGAATCGTTTTACAGCGAAGCGGCACAGCTGCGAAACCGCCCCGCCAGGCAGCAACTTTCACGGCTCACCGGGACGCAACTGCAACAAAGTTTGGCGGACCTGTATCAGCATTTCTTTGGCACGCCGTTCCGAGTCAAAGAGCGTGGGCTGAGCGCGTCGTATTTTAATAGCGGCCGCTGGGACAAAAAACAGCTGAAAGTCGAGCGAGTTGATCCGGTGCTGGATTTCGACTTCGGCCACGACGCGCCGGTGGAAGGTGTGACGCCGGAAGAGTTCTACATCCATTGGTCCGGATCGCTGCAAGTCGAGCATTCGGGACGCTACGAAATTGTGGTGGAATCGACGTGTTCGATGAAGGTGCGTTTCGGGCATCACGAACATGTGCTGATCGACAACCATGTCCAGTCCGAGGGGCGAACCGAATTTCGTCGCACGTTGAATTTGATTGGCGGCCGTCAGTACGCGATCCAAATCGATTTCACGCAGCGGAAACGAAAGACCGAACAGCCACCGGCGAAATTCGCCTTGCGCTGGGTGCCACCGGGCGGAACGGAGACGGTGATTCCCAACGAGTATTTGTTGCCGTCGACGTTGCCGAGTGGATTTGCGTTGCAAACCAAACTGCCGCCCGATGATCGCAGCTACGGCTATGATCGGGGGACACGAGTGGATCGCCAGTGGGAAGATGCGATCACCTCGGCGGCATTGGAGTTTGGCAACGCCGCCGTCAAAGAATTGTGGCCACAGTACAAACGAAAGCATCGCAGGGAATCCGACGAAAACCGTGGACGGCTGCGGGGATTTTTGACGGAGTTGGCGTCGGTCGCCTTTCGAAGCCCCATCGATGACGAAACGAAACGGTTGTACGTCGACGACCAAGTTGACGCGGTCGAAGACGATCAGATGGCGATCGCTCGCGCCTGTCTGATGATCATCAAATCACCACGGTTCTTGTATCCCACGTTGGACCAACAGGCACCGGTCAGCCGGCGTGTCGCGACGCGATTGGCATTGGCGCTTTTTGATTCCCTGCCTGCCGATGCGTGGCTAGTAGACCAGGCCGGCAAGGACAGTTTTGCCATCGATCCCAAGGCAGATCAAAAGAACGCCCGAAAGAATGTCGAGCAGCGGATCCGTCAGGCCGCGCTGCGAATGTCGGACGATCCGCGACTGCATGGAAAAGCCATGGAGATGTTCTTTGATTGGCTGGACGTTGACCCGGCTGCCGAAGTCTCCAAAGACCCCGAACAATTTGCCGGTTTCGACGCCCACCTGTTGCTCGACCTGCGACGGTCACTGGAATCAGCGGTCAGCGATGTGTTCTGGTCCGAATCCAGCGACTACCGACAACTGTTTCTCCGCGATTGGAACTGGACCAACCAACGCCTCGGCGAGTTTTATGGCGAGGGCTGGATGCCGGCGTCCGAAACTACCGGCCACCGGCTCGTCCCCGGTAATCCCGCCGCGGGCAAGACGTTTGGTGTGCTGACGCATCCGCTGGTGATGGGGCACTTGAGCTACTACGACACGACGTCGCCGATTCACCGCGGCGTCTTTCTGATTCGGCGTGTGCTGGGGCGAACGCTGCGGCCGCCCAACGAGGCGTTCACACCGATCAATCCCGAGCTGCATCCCGATCTGACGACGCGACAGCGCGTGGAATTGCAGACCGGCGAAGCAAAATGTCAGGTCTGTCATCAAAAAATCAATGCGCTCGGTTTTCCGCTGGAAAACTATGACGCCGTGGGACGCTTTCGTGCGACCGAAAAAGGGAAGCCGATCGATGCCTCAGGCGGCTACGTGACGCGGGACGGCCAACAGGTCGATTTTGAATCGCCCGGGGATTTAGCCCGATTCCTGGCCGAGAACGATGACGCCCACCGCGCGTTCGTCGAACGGGCCTTCGAACATTTTGCAAAACAACCGCTCGCCGCTTACGGTGAAGAGGTTGCCGACGACTTGGTTAGACGATTTCGCGAGAGCGATTTTCACATACGCCGCCTGATTGTCGAAATTGCGGTCGTGGTTGCGACAGAAGAGTTCAACAAGGAGAACTTCAATGAATCGACGTGA
- a CDS encoding peptidylprolyl isomerase codes for MIARDQRLCTPVDCRRHTARWMHVAPVAWLVLPISLLVLPHALLAEPPAMRPTDPIASIDGEPVFLGELHFLLTSKLKAKDLSRVGQDVQRASSALLVRQHLAMKTLRQQGGANLQALLDRDWESFLDDLRRKRSNLDEYCAQRQTDERSVRIARDWDSAWRRYLKSKMTDANLKRYYELHRENYSSARWNVSHLFLTVDNENPDADAIAEQRIQTIASQLDSESGSPENLKKRFAELAIGESEGATAKQGGGIGWVSKPGDLPTAVMDAIRDTETAAVSKPVRSPLGYHLVLVHDKQLDQIPYESVTDLNPLRRDAANALFDALVARQSNAKITWYIKSLQPPGA; via the coding sequence ATGATCGCCCGCGACCAACGTTTGTGCACACCAGTCGATTGCCGACGCCACACCGCGCGATGGATGCACGTCGCCCCGGTCGCATGGCTCGTTCTGCCGATCTCGCTGCTCGTTTTGCCACACGCACTGCTCGCTGAACCACCGGCGATGCGGCCCACCGATCCGATCGCTTCGATCGACGGTGAACCCGTCTTTCTCGGCGAACTCCATTTCTTGCTCACTTCCAAACTGAAAGCGAAAGACCTTTCGCGGGTCGGCCAGGACGTCCAACGGGCGTCGTCCGCGTTGCTCGTGCGGCAGCATCTGGCCATGAAAACGCTCCGCCAGCAGGGCGGTGCCAATCTGCAAGCGCTGCTGGACCGCGACTGGGAATCGTTTTTGGATGACCTTCGCCGCAAGCGATCCAACCTGGACGAGTATTGCGCCCAGCGGCAAACCGACGAACGCTCTGTTCGAATCGCCCGCGACTGGGATTCGGCGTGGCGCCGGTATCTGAAGAGCAAAATGACGGACGCCAATTTGAAGCGTTACTACGAACTTCATCGGGAAAACTATTCGTCCGCTCGTTGGAACGTTTCGCATCTGTTCCTCACGGTCGACAACGAGAACCCGGATGCCGACGCCATCGCCGAACAACGGATCCAGACGATCGCTTCGCAGCTCGATTCCGAATCCGGCTCGCCCGAAAACCTGAAGAAACGATTTGCCGAGTTGGCGATCGGCGAGAGCGAAGGCGCAACGGCCAAACAAGGCGGCGGAATCGGATGGGTGTCCAAACCCGGTGACCTGCCGACTGCGGTCATGGATGCGATACGCGATACCGAAACCGCTGCGGTGTCAAAGCCCGTCCGCAGCCCGCTCGGTTACCACTTGGTTCTGGTGCACGACAAGCAGCTCGACCAAATTCCCTATGAAAGCGTCACGGACCTCAATCCGCTTCGCCGCGATGCCGCCAACGCGTTGTTCGACGCGCTGGTCGCTCGCCAGAGCAACGCCAAAATCACCTGGTACATCAAATCGCTTCAACCGCCCGGTGCGTGA
- a CDS encoding TIM barrel protein gives MLKNFSPKSLGINGRQSELIELALTYGFASMDIDMYEILRRSQRTTADDAAKFLKAAMGEGMGRLEQIGGFQLEINLDADDDAFTSQVGALHPLTELAADLEAKRAYINLPAATDRLPYHEYFTTQQNRLSQVADVLSAKGIQLGVGFNASKVLAESKEFDFVRNVEGLIAIVKAVANPNVGYIVDTWDWAVGDGGMDQLSEIPGSSIVAVRLGTLADDADPSKATRLDCVLPTVEGGLNHVNVVKHLIATGFEGPISPSASPTRYKGQTRENTVKEAQEAIDAICTAAGVEVKPLPMDLIEDIPYEPTPVA, from the coding sequence ATGCTCAAGAATTTCTCGCCCAAGTCACTTGGAATTAACGGACGCCAAAGCGAACTGATCGAACTCGCACTGACTTACGGCTTCGCGTCGATGGACATCGACATGTACGAGATCCTGCGTCGGTCACAGCGGACGACGGCCGATGATGCGGCGAAGTTTCTCAAAGCCGCGATGGGCGAAGGGATGGGACGTCTGGAGCAAATCGGCGGCTTCCAATTGGAAATCAATTTGGACGCCGACGACGACGCCTTCACCAGTCAAGTCGGGGCGTTGCACCCGTTGACCGAGTTGGCGGCTGACCTGGAAGCCAAACGGGCCTACATCAATCTGCCCGCAGCCACCGACCGCCTGCCCTACCACGAATACTTCACCACCCAGCAAAATCGCCTGTCTCAGGTCGCTGACGTGCTGTCGGCCAAGGGAATTCAACTGGGCGTCGGGTTCAACGCCAGCAAAGTCCTGGCTGAGTCGAAAGAGTTCGACTTCGTCCGCAACGTCGAAGGCCTGATCGCCATCGTCAAAGCCGTCGCCAACCCGAACGTCGGCTACATCGTCGACACCTGGGACTGGGCGGTCGGCGACGGCGGCATGGACCAGCTCAGCGAAATCCCGGGATCCAGCATCGTTGCCGTTCGCTTGGGCACGCTGGCCGACGATGCCGATCCGTCCAAAGCCACGCGGCTGGATTGCGTGCTGCCCACCGTCGAAGGCGGGTTGAACCACGTCAATGTCGTCAAGCACTTGATCGCGACCGGGTTCGAAGGTCCGATCAGCCCCTCGGCCTCGCCGACCCGCTACAAGGGCCAAACGCGTGAAAACACCGTCAAGGAAGCCCAAGAAGCGATCGACGCGATCTGCACCGCAGCAGGTGTGGAAGTCAAACCGTTGCCGATGGATTTGATCGAAGACATCCCCTACGAGCCGACTCCGGTCGCCTAG
- a CDS encoding DUF1552 domain-containing protein yields MNRREFLAQLGVSSAAASLLMGLPSLAMGGDAAARRKRLVFVFSPNGVIPKHFWPDNTGKDYDLKRILAPLGEFKDQMLTVKGICNRIQGDGDGHMRGIGCLLTGIELFPGDIQGGSDTPAGWSMGISVDQHIKNRLQADAATRTRFGSLEFGVMVPDRADTWTRMSYAGANQPVAPISDPYQMFDKLYGQTKNRQMLASVLDDLAGDFKRVGHALSSEDRQLLDLHLDLVRSVEQDLKTEFAAATKNDGAGHAVPKLPPNIEEQNDNMPQITQMQTELLVNSFVADFARVASFQITNSVGQPRMKWLDINEGHHGLSHEPDSNEEAYEKLIRINTWYAEQVAYMAKRMKETPDPSGHGSLLDNTTIVWTNELGKGNSHTRNDIPFVMVGGGLDFQFGQAYDFGKVAHNRLLLSFLEGMGMPEKTFGNPDFCGDGSLTGLMA; encoded by the coding sequence ATGAATCGACGTGAGTTTTTAGCACAGTTGGGTGTCAGTTCGGCCGCGGCAAGTCTGCTGATGGGGCTGCCGAGTCTCGCGATGGGCGGCGACGCAGCGGCGCGACGGAAACGTTTGGTGTTTGTGTTCAGCCCCAACGGCGTGATCCCGAAGCACTTTTGGCCTGACAACACCGGCAAGGATTATGACCTGAAACGCATCCTGGCGCCGCTGGGCGAGTTCAAGGATCAAATGCTGACCGTCAAAGGGATTTGCAATCGGATCCAGGGTGACGGCGACGGCCACATGCGTGGGATCGGATGTCTGTTGACCGGCATTGAATTGTTCCCCGGAGACATCCAGGGCGGAAGCGATACGCCGGCGGGTTGGTCGATGGGCATCTCGGTCGACCAGCACATCAAGAATCGATTGCAGGCCGACGCCGCGACGCGAACCCGTTTCGGTTCGCTGGAATTCGGTGTCATGGTCCCCGACCGCGCCGACACCTGGACACGGATGTCTTACGCCGGGGCCAACCAACCCGTCGCTCCGATCAGCGATCCCTACCAGATGTTTGACAAGTTGTACGGGCAAACGAAGAACCGCCAAATGCTCGCCAGCGTGTTGGATGATCTGGCCGGTGACTTCAAACGCGTCGGCCATGCGCTCAGCAGCGAAGATCGCCAACTGCTGGACCTGCATTTGGATTTGGTCCGCAGCGTCGAACAGGATTTGAAGACCGAGTTTGCCGCAGCGACCAAGAACGATGGTGCCGGGCATGCCGTCCCCAAACTGCCTCCGAACATCGAAGAGCAGAACGACAACATGCCCCAGATCACTCAGATGCAAACGGAGTTGTTGGTCAACAGTTTCGTCGCGGATTTTGCCCGCGTGGCGAGTTTTCAAATCACCAACAGCGTCGGGCAACCGCGCATGAAGTGGTTGGACATCAACGAGGGGCATCACGGGCTTTCGCACGAACCCGACAGCAACGAAGAAGCCTACGAGAAACTGATCCGCATCAACACCTGGTACGCCGAACAGGTGGCGTACATGGCGAAACGGATGAAAGAAACGCCGGACCCGTCTGGCCATGGATCGTTGCTGGACAACACCACGATCGTCTGGACGAACGAATTGGGCAAAGGAAACTCGCACACCCGCAACGACATTCCGTTTGTGATGGTCGGCGGCGGATTAGATTTCCAATTCGGCCAAGCCTACGACTTTGGCAAAGTCGCACACAACCGATTGCTGCTGAGTTTCCTGGAAGGGATGGGAATGCCCGAGAAGACGTTCGGCAATCCGGATTTCTGTGGCGACGGGTCACTGACCGGCTTGATGGCTTAG
- a CDS encoding GumC domain-containing protein: MSAAPIPWKHIRNVLVLFAPLWIGAVLVFGLIGVAYSFFTSDVYSARQPLVVRDEATRAVDRLGRFASQTELKAAQETILEMAQNREVVAAALREIGPPDGGLDDDWPSPSTVNGAIRSSVNLLAPQGAEFGNTEVVYLEVKAEAPDRAIRFCHAMFDSLTKHLRDVRRVRADSVIVELTHARDLAKQNLDEVSSRMQEIEVQFGADLGELRNLNDTYGGDSSYRRSLVATKEQLQLAELELEKLQSLHALLVAGSKDPTKLLISGGDLLNSQPSLQRLKDGLIDAQLRASQLSGVYTLENPKRKAAIATEREIRERIIQETLSVIASMQPMLELQVAQVKKLSQRVNNLSDKLQMLAEARTTYSEIDSELRQRSEQLAEAEQRLVDARASRSAALSTNLVAELGPPQVSDKPLGPGTTTMTFGSMMAGLIFGLGAVFLIAPGPTQSHGRRRWTDHLEGQNRRAEDRARLAEQNRRRSDDAATQRQAPESDAT; this comes from the coding sequence ATGTCTGCTGCGCCGATCCCCTGGAAACACATTCGGAACGTCCTGGTGCTGTTCGCACCACTTTGGATCGGAGCCGTTCTGGTCTTTGGCCTGATCGGCGTTGCCTATTCCTTCTTCACCTCAGACGTCTATTCAGCACGTCAGCCACTGGTGGTGCGTGATGAAGCGACTCGCGCGGTCGACCGGCTGGGCCGATTCGCCAGCCAAACGGAACTCAAAGCGGCCCAGGAGACCATTCTTGAAATGGCGCAAAACCGCGAGGTCGTGGCAGCGGCACTGCGCGAGATCGGTCCGCCGGACGGAGGCCTGGACGACGACTGGCCGTCACCGTCAACCGTCAACGGAGCGATCCGATCGTCCGTCAACCTGCTGGCCCCACAAGGCGCCGAATTCGGCAATACCGAAGTCGTCTACTTGGAAGTCAAAGCGGAAGCCCCCGACCGCGCCATCCGGTTTTGTCACGCCATGTTCGACTCCCTGACCAAACACTTGCGCGACGTCCGCCGCGTTCGTGCCGATAGCGTGATCGTCGAGTTGACGCATGCCCGCGACTTGGCCAAACAGAATCTCGACGAAGTCTCGTCGCGGATGCAAGAAATTGAAGTCCAATTTGGTGCGGACCTCGGCGAGCTGCGCAATCTGAACGACACCTACGGCGGCGATAGCAGCTACCGGCGATCCCTCGTGGCCACCAAAGAACAGCTGCAACTGGCCGAATTGGAACTCGAAAAGCTCCAGTCACTGCATGCCTTGCTGGTTGCCGGTTCGAAAGATCCGACCAAGCTGTTGATCAGTGGAGGCGATCTGCTCAACAGCCAACCTTCGCTGCAGCGTTTGAAAGATGGATTGATTGATGCCCAACTCCGTGCCAGCCAGCTTTCCGGCGTCTACACGTTGGAAAACCCGAAACGCAAAGCCGCGATCGCGACCGAGCGAGAAATTCGCGAACGCATCATCCAAGAAACCTTGTCGGTGATCGCTTCCATGCAGCCGATGTTGGAATTGCAGGTCGCTCAGGTCAAAAAGCTCTCGCAAAGGGTCAACAACCTCTCCGACAAACTGCAGATGCTGGCCGAAGCGCGGACCACGTACTCCGAAATCGATTCCGAGCTGCGGCAACGATCGGAGCAACTGGCCGAAGCGGAACAACGCTTGGTCGACGCGCGGGCCAGTCGCTCCGCTGCCTTGTCGACCAACCTGGTTGCCGAACTGGGGCCACCCCAAGTCTCCGACAAGCCGCTGGGCCCCGGCACGACAACGATGACGTTCGGATCGATGATGGCCGGATTGATCTTTGGCCTCGGAGCCGTTTTCTTGATCGCACCGGGCCCGACGCAATCACACGGACGCCGACGCTGGACCGATCATCTGGAAGGCCAGAATCGTCGCGCCGAAGACCGAGCCCGATTGGCCGAACAAAACCGCCGCCGCAGCGATGACGCCGCGACCCAGCGTCAAGCCCCAGAATCAGACGCGACATAG